Proteins encoded by one window of Actinocorallia herbida:
- a CDS encoding TetR family transcriptional regulator: MEKAGKARRSDATKEAILNAARERFAEDGYERATIRAIAADAAIDPSMVMRYFGSKDKLFAAAAEFDLRLPDAAHVPPDELGRTVAAHIMDRWEHDEALKALLRAAVTNPAAADRMREIFTVQLAPAVFAVAPDAPATRAGLIATQVLGLAFTRYLLRLPPVVAMSRETVIAWLGPTLQRYLTGGLDRADGTADLRE, encoded by the coding sequence ATGGAGAAGGCGGGCAAGGCACGGCGCTCGGACGCCACCAAGGAAGCGATACTCAACGCGGCGCGCGAGCGCTTCGCCGAGGACGGGTACGAGCGGGCCACGATCCGCGCGATCGCGGCGGACGCGGCCATCGACCCTTCCATGGTCATGCGGTACTTCGGCAGCAAGGACAAGCTCTTCGCCGCCGCCGCCGAGTTCGACCTCCGTCTCCCCGACGCCGCGCACGTCCCGCCGGACGAGCTGGGCCGCACCGTCGCGGCGCACATCATGGACCGCTGGGAGCACGACGAGGCGCTCAAGGCGCTGCTGCGCGCGGCCGTCACCAACCCGGCGGCGGCCGACCGGATGCGCGAGATCTTCACCGTCCAGCTCGCCCCCGCGGTCTTCGCGGTCGCCCCCGACGCGCCCGCCACCCGGGCCGGCCTGATCGCCACCCAGGTCCTCGGCCTGGCGTTCACCCGCTACCTGCTGCGGCTGCCCCCGGTCGTCGCCATGAGCCGGGAGACGGTCATCGCCTGGCTCGGCCCCACCCTCCAGCGCTACCTCACCGGCGGCCTCGACCGCGCCGACGGGACGGCCGACCTCAGGGAGTGA
- a CDS encoding FAD-dependent oxidoreductase, whose amino-acid sequence MAEVIVVGAGPTGLLLAGDLAEAGAAVTLLERRDGHISNLSRAFGVHARTLEQLDARGLADRLVATGAALRRLRLFGRLEVDLGGLPSRFPYLLVTPQFHVEELLLERALKAGAEIVRNAEVTGLEQDGAGVTVTTPGGTYRADYAVGADGFHSAVRRLLGQPFPGRSVLKSIMLADVKVTEEPTETLTVNGVGDSFAFMAPFGDGYYRIFAWDRRSSVPDDAPLSLEEVRDVARRALGTDFGMHDARWLARFHSDERQVPDYRVGRVFLAGDAAHVHSPAGGQGMNTGLQDAANLGWKLAAVLRGAPDGLLDTYQAERHPVGRAVLRSSGAIIRGAMIESPVGRAVRGLVARAALAVPPVLAGLIGQISGVGFAYPRPAGAHELVGTRAADVPLTDGTRLYEALRGGRFVVLGAADVTGWADRVRTAHALTPDAPLVLVRPDGYLGWAGKDPAGLRAALTALAGAPS is encoded by the coding sequence ATGGCCGAGGTGATCGTGGTGGGGGCCGGACCCACCGGACTGCTGCTCGCGGGGGACCTGGCCGAGGCCGGGGCGGCCGTCACGCTGCTGGAGCGCAGGGACGGGCACATCTCCAACCTCTCCCGCGCGTTCGGCGTCCACGCCCGGACGCTGGAGCAGCTCGACGCGCGCGGACTCGCCGACCGGCTCGTGGCGACCGGCGCGGCGCTGCGGCGGCTGCGGCTGTTCGGGCGCCTGGAGGTCGACCTGGGCGGGCTGCCCAGCCGCTTCCCCTACCTGCTCGTCACCCCGCAGTTCCACGTCGAGGAACTGCTCCTGGAGCGGGCGCTGAAGGCGGGCGCCGAGATCGTGCGGAATGCCGAGGTCACCGGTCTGGAGCAGGACGGCGCCGGCGTCACGGTCACGACCCCCGGTGGGACGTACCGGGCGGACTACGCGGTCGGGGCCGACGGCTTCCACAGCGCCGTCCGGCGGCTTCTCGGCCAGCCGTTCCCGGGCAGGTCCGTGCTGAAGTCGATCATGCTGGCGGACGTGAAGGTCACCGAGGAGCCCACCGAGACCCTGACCGTCAACGGCGTCGGCGACTCCTTCGCGTTCATGGCCCCGTTCGGCGACGGCTACTACCGGATCTTCGCCTGGGATCGCCGCAGTTCCGTCCCCGACGACGCCCCGCTGAGCCTCGAGGAGGTCCGCGATGTCGCCCGCCGCGCGCTGGGCACCGACTTCGGAATGCACGACGCGCGCTGGCTGGCCCGCTTCCACAGCGACGAGCGGCAGGTGCCCGACTACCGCGTCGGGCGCGTCTTCCTGGCCGGCGACGCAGCCCACGTCCACTCGCCCGCGGGCGGCCAGGGCATGAACACCGGCCTCCAGGACGCCGCGAACCTCGGCTGGAAGCTCGCCGCCGTGCTCCGCGGCGCGCCCGATGGGCTCCTGGACACCTACCAGGCCGAGCGCCACCCCGTCGGCCGGGCCGTTCTGCGCAGCAGCGGCGCGATCATCCGCGGCGCGATGATCGAGTCGCCGGTCGGCAGGGCCGTCCGCGGGCTCGTGGCGCGCGCGGCCCTGGCCGTCCCGCCCGTCCTGGCCGGGCTCATCGGGCAGATCAGCGGCGTCGGCTTCGCCTACCCCCGGCCGGCCGGCGCGCACGAGTTGGTCGGCACCCGCGCCGCCGACGTCCCCCTCACCGACGGGACCCGCCTGTACGAGGCGCTGCGCGGCGGCCGCTTCGTCGTCCTCGGCGCCGCCGACGTCACCGGCTGGGCCGACCGCGTCCGCACGGCCCATGCGCTCACCCCCGACGCCCCCCTCGTCCTCGTCCGCCCCGACGGCTACCTCGGCTGGGCGGGTAAGGACCCCGCCGGTCTCCGCGCCGCGCTGACCGCCCTCGCGGGCGCCCCTTCCTGA
- a CDS encoding pyridoxamine 5'-phosphate oxidase family protein, whose product MTLTLPAAVFQDAAACAYTSLTRDGRPVSWPVTPYPGPDGTIDVSTGLAYPDKAERARRDPRVALLFEGDPVVLVQGRAAVRDADLQANTDRYVRESAAKFPDALAGAPWFVLKRCAWYFARIYVEVEPERITWWPGGDLSRAPEVWTGPPGTAAPVSDPAPSGGRLPGRSAPPADWRPYADRALGLGRPLVSLTGDGLPVTVPARAFTRTATGYDLTLPAGIAAASGPVCLTFDRHDPDLKWQENVVLLGRAAARGGDLLSVTVERALPDWSLPEHPLKRMVSLLTHGRQLRHRIRAEAARRGQPVPEVRRL is encoded by the coding sequence ATGACACTCACGCTTCCCGCCGCCGTGTTCCAGGACGCCGCGGCCTGCGCCTACACCTCGCTCACCCGGGACGGGCGGCCCGTCAGCTGGCCCGTCACGCCCTATCCGGGACCGGACGGCACGATCGACGTCAGCACCGGTCTCGCCTATCCCGACAAGGCGGAGCGGGCCCGGCGCGACCCGCGCGTCGCGCTGCTGTTCGAGGGGGATCCGGTGGTGCTGGTGCAGGGCCGCGCGGCGGTCCGCGACGCCGACCTCCAGGCGAACACCGACCGGTACGTCCGCGAGTCCGCCGCCAAGTTCCCCGACGCGCTCGCGGGGGCGCCCTGGTTCGTGCTCAAGCGGTGCGCCTGGTACTTCGCGCGGATCTATGTGGAGGTCGAGCCCGAGCGGATCACCTGGTGGCCGGGCGGCGACCTGAGCCGCGCGCCTGAGGTCTGGACCGGCCCGCCCGGCACCGCTGCCCCCGTATCGGACCCGGCCCCCTCCGGCGGGCGGCTGCCCGGCCGCTCGGCGCCTCCCGCCGACTGGCGCCCCTACGCCGACCGCGCCCTCGGCCTGGGCCGTCCGCTGGTGTCCCTGACCGGTGACGGCCTCCCGGTGACGGTGCCCGCGCGCGCGTTCACCCGCACCGCGACCGGCTACGACCTCACCCTGCCCGCCGGGATCGCCGCCGCGTCCGGTCCGGTCTGCCTGACGTTCGACAGGCACGATCCGGATCTCAAGTGGCAGGAGAACGTGGTGCTGCTCGGCAGGGCCGCCGCCCGAGGCGGCGACCTCCTCTCCGTCACCGTCGAGCGGGCGCTGCCCGACTGGAGCCTGCCCGAGCATCCGCTCAAGCGCATGGTCTCCCTGCTGACGCACGGCAGGCAGCTGCGGCACCGGATCCGGGCCGAGGCGGCCCGCCGCGGCCAGCCGGTCCCGGAGGTCCGCCGCCTCTGA
- a CDS encoding hemerythrin domain-containing protein, with protein MQAAAPPHLPQITLPGQAAAAPGPLDMGNMYLAHYGFRRDLGRLITAVGRVRPDDRRRVAALREHLGWVLFVLRHHHTAEDEAIWPLLRDRAPEARGTIDALEAEHAACDRWILESTDAFREFEGSPAGEAGERLMTALRGLADALGAHLAHEETEGIPLMMAHIAPAEDAAMHKAISRRFGPGKMITLLGWLTSELPPDVEEHLRRTSPKPMLLLHPLAARRYRRRAAYLWG; from the coding sequence ATGCAGGCCGCCGCGCCCCCGCACCTCCCGCAGATCACGCTGCCAGGCCAGGCCGCCGCCGCGCCGGGACCGCTCGACATGGGCAACATGTACCTCGCCCACTACGGCTTCCGCCGCGACCTCGGCCGGCTGATCACCGCCGTAGGCCGGGTCCGGCCGGACGACCGCCGCCGCGTCGCGGCGCTGCGCGAGCACCTCGGCTGGGTGCTGTTCGTGCTGCGCCACCACCACACCGCGGAGGACGAGGCGATCTGGCCGCTGCTGCGCGACCGGGCGCCCGAGGCCCGCGGCACGATCGACGCGCTGGAGGCCGAGCACGCGGCCTGCGACCGCTGGATCCTCGAGAGCACCGACGCGTTCCGGGAGTTCGAGGGCAGCCCGGCCGGGGAGGCCGGGGAACGGCTCATGACGGCGCTGCGCGGGCTGGCCGACGCCCTCGGCGCGCATCTGGCGCACGAGGAGACCGAGGGCATCCCGCTGATGATGGCCCACATCGCGCCGGCGGAGGACGCGGCGATGCACAAGGCGATCTCCAGGAGGTTCGGCCCGGGCAAGATGATCACCTTGCTCGGCTGGCTCACCTCCGAGCTGCCCCCCGACGTCGAAGAGCACCTGCGCCGGACGTCGCCCAAGCCGATGCTGCTGCTCCACCCCCTCGCCGCGCGCCGCTACCGCCGCCGGGCCGCCTACCTGTGGGGCTGA
- a CDS encoding AfsR/SARP family transcriptional regulator, whose protein sequence is MDIRVLGPLEVVGDDGGPCRVGPLKVRALLCLLVLAEGRPVGSGALIDGLWGEEPPAEAQASLHSYVSNLRRSLEPGRTARAQSRLVFGPVGYTLAVDPGQVDAARFLRLVGRAEQAERPAEAERLADEALALWRGEPYQDLGDGHHAAAVRVRLTEAWERARELRVDAVVRQDRHDEVLGELKALTYEHPLRERLWALRALALYRSGRQGEALEALRTARRVLAEELGVDPGDRLRALERDILGQSPSLLPARPPAPEPRLAGIAGRRTELAALDGLLRSAAAGTPGFALITGEPGIGKTRLTEELAGRARARGFTVAVGRCAATEGAPAFWPWVTVLERLADTSPPLPADVRANLPGVGSATGTDPEGARFRTYEAAAKALAAGPGPVLVVLDDLHWADRSSLRLLEYLAQNVRDGRLAVVGTARDHPVPEGALAEACEALARRGAVRCHLPGLSEDDLAELSPAGTDVRALRHRTNGNPFFVTELLRYLEAGSSGGRALPLGVRDVVLGRVSRLPAPSAELLRTAAVAGREFDAAIVAEAAGLGLDAALDGLEPALAAGLVAEGRPGRFLFVHALVQEALTEVVPVLRRARLHAAVASAIEARGGGAVSDRLAAAAHHWFEAIPAGHAARAWRAAWRAAEEAKRLRAYDAAVDLLERAVRVADDDPDPDPAERMDLLFALAEARFGAGDSLGQEAELARIRRLAARAGDRRRWIDAATGYGGRVLQPWKVYGDHDAELIADLRALAADDALAPVDRARVLACLAVQTYYQPGCSPADRDRWSAEAVRLARAAKDATLLGRVLFARFYALLDPDSAHQRLEAGAEMARAGLESGDDELRTIGLTCHGGSLLELCRVPEALDALAEAELLVGSARLPYVRVMLGWLRIGVLLHHDDLAAAEALLAATEAEHRATSMWGAESSAAGAAYQVGLARLRRGDAPRAPQVVEHEQLDRFNLEGHAHHLVVSGRLEEARAALGPWERQPPLPRTFVYLFWLVMRCEVWSALGDRTACAALYAEATPYADRMGMSGLSLLMWPVSRSLAQLAGALGDAEAARRHTAHAERVERELRQPHR, encoded by the coding sequence GTGGACATCCGGGTGCTGGGGCCGTTGGAGGTCGTCGGGGACGACGGAGGGCCGTGCCGGGTCGGGCCGCTGAAGGTGCGGGCGCTGCTGTGCCTGCTGGTGCTGGCGGAGGGGCGGCCGGTCGGGTCGGGGGCGCTGATCGACGGGCTGTGGGGGGAGGAGCCGCCGGCGGAGGCGCAGGCGTCGCTGCACTCGTACGTGTCGAATCTGCGGCGGTCACTGGAGCCGGGACGGACGGCCAGGGCGCAGAGCCGGCTGGTGTTCGGGCCGGTCGGGTACACGCTGGCCGTGGACCCCGGGCAGGTGGACGCGGCGCGGTTCCTGCGGCTGGTCGGGCGGGCCGAGCAGGCCGAACGGCCCGCGGAGGCCGAGCGGCTGGCGGACGAGGCGCTGGCGCTATGGCGCGGTGAGCCCTACCAGGACCTCGGGGACGGGCACCACGCCGCGGCCGTCCGGGTGCGGCTCACCGAGGCCTGGGAGCGGGCCCGCGAACTGCGGGTGGACGCGGTCGTACGGCAGGACCGCCACGATGAGGTGCTGGGCGAGCTGAAGGCGCTGACGTACGAGCACCCTCTCCGTGAGCGGCTGTGGGCCCTGCGCGCGCTGGCGCTGTACCGGAGCGGCCGCCAAGGCGAGGCGCTGGAGGCGCTGCGCACGGCGCGCCGCGTCCTCGCCGAGGAGCTCGGCGTCGACCCCGGCGACCGGCTGCGCGCGCTGGAGCGTGACATCCTCGGCCAGTCCCCCTCGCTGCTGCCCGCCCGTCCGCCCGCCCCGGAGCCGCGGCTCGCCGGGATCGCGGGCCGCCGGACGGAGCTCGCCGCGCTGGACGGGCTGCTGCGGTCCGCCGCCGCGGGGACCCCCGGATTCGCGCTGATCACCGGGGAGCCCGGCATCGGCAAGACCCGGCTCACCGAGGAGCTGGCGGGCCGGGCCCGCGCCCGCGGCTTCACGGTGGCGGTGGGGAGGTGCGCCGCGACGGAGGGGGCGCCCGCCTTCTGGCCTTGGGTGACGGTGCTGGAGCGGCTCGCCGACACGTCGCCTCCGCTGCCCGCCGACGTGCGCGCGAACCTGCCCGGCGTCGGCTCGGCGACCGGGACCGACCCCGAAGGGGCCAGGTTCCGCACCTACGAGGCCGCCGCGAAGGCGCTGGCCGCGGGCCCCGGGCCGGTGCTGGTGGTCCTGGACGACCTGCACTGGGCCGACCGGTCGTCGCTGAGGCTGCTGGAGTACCTGGCCCAGAACGTCCGGGACGGCAGGCTCGCCGTGGTGGGCACGGCACGCGACCATCCGGTGCCGGAGGGCGCGCTGGCCGAGGCGTGCGAGGCGCTGGCCCGCCGCGGCGCGGTCCGGTGCCACCTGCCCGGCCTGTCCGAGGACGACCTCGCCGAGCTCTCCCCGGCGGGCACCGACGTGCGCGCGCTCCGGCACCGGACGAACGGCAACCCGTTCTTCGTCACGGAGCTGCTGCGCTATCTCGAAGCCGGATCGTCGGGGGGCCGTGCTCTTCCGCTGGGCGTCCGGGACGTCGTCCTCGGCCGGGTGAGCCGGCTGCCCGCGCCGTCCGCCGAGCTGCTGCGCACGGCGGCCGTGGCGGGCCGGGAGTTCGACGCGGCGATCGTCGCGGAGGCCGCCGGACTCGGCCTGGACGCGGCGCTGGACGGGCTGGAGCCCGCCCTGGCCGCCGGTCTGGTCGCCGAAGGGCGGCCCGGCCGGTTCCTGTTCGTGCACGCGCTGGTGCAGGAGGCGCTGACCGAGGTCGTGCCGGTGCTGCGCAGGGCGCGGCTGCACGCCGCCGTGGCCTCCGCGATCGAGGCGCGCGGCGGCGGCGCGGTCTCGGACCGGCTGGCCGCCGCCGCCCACCACTGGTTCGAGGCGATCCCCGCGGGCCACGCCGCGCGCGCTTGGCGGGCGGCGTGGCGGGCCGCGGAGGAGGCCAAGCGGTTGCGCGCTTACGACGCGGCCGTCGACCTGCTGGAACGCGCGGTGCGCGTGGCCGACGACGACCCGGATCCGGACCCCGCTGAACGGATGGACCTGCTGTTCGCACTCGCCGAAGCGCGGTTCGGCGCGGGCGACTCCCTCGGCCAGGAGGCAGAGCTCGCACGGATCCGCCGCCTCGCCGCGCGGGCGGGAGACCGGCGGCGGTGGATCGACGCCGCGACGGGCTACGGCGGCCGCGTCCTCCAGCCCTGGAAGGTCTACGGCGACCATGACGCCGAGCTCATCGCGGATCTGCGCGCCCTGGCCGCCGACGACGCGCTGGCGCCGGTGGACCGGGCCCGGGTGCTGGCGTGCCTGGCGGTCCAGACGTACTACCAGCCGGGGTGCTCCCCCGCCGACCGGGACCGCTGGAGCGCCGAGGCGGTGCGGCTCGCCCGCGCCGCCAAGGACGCGACGCTCCTGGGCCGCGTGCTGTTCGCCCGCTTCTACGCGCTGCTCGACCCGGACTCGGCGCACCAGCGGCTGGAGGCGGGCGCGGAGATGGCCCGCGCCGGTCTGGAGTCCGGCGACGACGAGCTGCGCACGATCGGGCTCACCTGCCACGGCGGGTCGCTGCTGGAGCTGTGCCGGGTGCCGGAGGCCCTCGACGCGCTGGCCGAGGCGGAGCTCCTGGTCGGCAGTGCCCGGCTGCCGTACGTGCGCGTCATGCTGGGCTGGCTGCGGATCGGCGTGCTGCTCCACCACGACGACCTCGCGGCCGCCGAGGCGCTGCTCGCGGCCACCGAAGCCGAGCACCGGGCCACCTCGATGTGGGGCGCGGAGTCGAGCGCGGCGGGCGCGGCCTACCAGGTCGGGCTCGCGCGCCTGCGCCGCGGCGACGCGCCGCGGGCGCCGCAGGTCGTGGAGCACGAGCAGCTCGACCGGTTCAACCTCGAAGGGCACGCCCACCACCTCGTCGTCTCGGGCCGCCTGGAGGAGGCGCGGGCGGCGCTGGGCCCGTGGGAGCGGCAGCCGCCGCTCCCCCGCACGTTCGTGTACCTGTTCTGGCTCGTCATGCGCTGCGAGGTCTGGTCGGCGCTGGGCGACCGGACGGCCTGCGCCGCCCTCTATGCGGAGGCGACCCCGTACGCCGACCGCATGGGGATGTCCGGGCTGAGCCTGCTGATGTGGCCGGTCAGCCGGTCGCTGGCGCAGCTCGCCGGGGCGCTGGGCGACGCCGAGGCGGCGCGGCGGCACACCGCGCATGCCGAGCGGGTGGAGCGCGAGCTGCGTCAGCCCCACAGGTAG
- a CDS encoding pyruvate carboxylase, whose amino-acid sequence MITKLLVANRGEIAVRACRAAYELGIASVAVYAEEDRFSLHRQKADEAYPIGEPGHPVRAYLNVEEIVATALRVGADAVYPGYGFLSESPELAEACERAGLVFVGPPAAVLRLAGNKIEAVAAAHRAGLPVLRSVTPEPGRELEAADEVGLPLFVKAAAGGGGRGLRRVDRREDLLEAVESARREAISAFGDATVFLEQAVDRPRHIEVQVLADGTGHTVHLRERDCSVQRRHQKVVEIAPAPGLDPLVARRLCADAVAFAREVGYVNAGTVEFLVDERGDHVFIEMNPRIQVEHTVTEEVTGIDLVQAQLRIAGGATLDDLRIGQDEVTVSGFAVQCRITTEDPARDFRPDTGRISAYRSPGGAGVRLDTGTAYAGAEVSPHFDSLLVKLTTRGRTFDEAVRRAARAVAEFRIRGVASNIPFLLALLDEPDFRAGGVTTAYIADHPELLTARSSGDRATRLVRYLADVTVNKPYGDAPTELDPAVKLPPLPGGPMPRGSRDLLLALGPKAFAEGLRGQSALAVTDTTFRDAHQSLLATRVRTADLLRAAPHVARTLPELLSIEAWGGATYDVALRFLGESPWERLASLREAAPNTNVQMLLRGRNTVGYTPYPDAVAKAFVAEAAKTGVDIFRVFDALNDVERMRPAIDAVLHTHAIAEGTLCYTGDLSSPSERLYTLDYYLRLAEQLVEAGAHVLCVKDMAGLLRAPAARTLVTALRARFDLPVHLHTHDTAGGQLATYLAAIEAGVDAVDGASSPLSGTTSQPPLQAIVAHTDHTERATGLDLDAVLALEPYWEAVRRLYAPFEMGLPAPTGRVYRHEIPGGQLSNLRQQAVALGLGDRFEEIERLYEASDRILGRLVKVTPSSKVVGDLALHLVAAGADPARFAADPAAFDLPDSVVGFLSGELGDPPGGWPEPFRGAALRGRTYTPPKADLTEEEEKALNGTDVRTTLDRLLFPGPAKAYAESRAAYGDLSVLPTGAFLYGIRPGQEVTFDLEPGVRVLTSVEAVGELDEAGCRQVICTVNGQIRTLTVRDRSVAPETPRAERADTADPRQVAAPFSGSVTAKVSPGDRVAAGDAVALIEAMKMEAAITATVDGTVARVVVPGPSQVEAGDLLVVLE is encoded by the coding sequence ATGATCACCAAGTTGCTGGTCGCCAACCGCGGCGAGATCGCCGTGCGCGCCTGCCGCGCCGCGTATGAGCTGGGCATCGCGAGCGTCGCCGTCTACGCCGAAGAGGACAGGTTCTCCCTGCACCGGCAGAAGGCCGACGAGGCGTACCCGATCGGCGAGCCGGGCCACCCGGTCCGCGCCTACCTGAACGTCGAGGAGATCGTCGCGACGGCGCTGCGGGTGGGCGCGGACGCCGTCTACCCCGGCTACGGGTTCCTGTCCGAGAGCCCGGAGCTGGCCGAGGCGTGCGAACGCGCGGGCCTGGTCTTCGTGGGGCCGCCCGCCGCCGTCCTGCGGCTCGCCGGGAACAAGATCGAGGCGGTCGCGGCGGCGCACCGGGCCGGACTGCCCGTGCTGCGGTCGGTGACACCCGAGCCCGGCCGCGAGCTGGAGGCCGCCGACGAGGTCGGGCTTCCCCTGTTCGTCAAGGCGGCGGCCGGAGGGGGCGGGCGCGGCCTGCGCCGGGTGGACCGGCGCGAGGACCTGCTCGAAGCGGTCGAGTCGGCCCGCCGGGAGGCGATCAGCGCGTTCGGCGACGCGACGGTCTTCCTGGAGCAGGCGGTCGACCGGCCCCGGCACATCGAGGTCCAGGTCCTCGCCGACGGCACGGGGCACACCGTCCACCTGCGGGAGCGCGACTGCTCGGTGCAGCGCCGCCACCAGAAGGTCGTGGAGATCGCACCGGCGCCCGGGCTCGACCCGCTGGTCGCGCGGCGGCTCTGCGCGGACGCCGTGGCCTTCGCCCGCGAGGTCGGCTACGTCAACGCCGGGACCGTCGAGTTCCTGGTGGACGAACGCGGCGACCACGTCTTCATCGAGATGAACCCGCGCATCCAGGTCGAGCACACCGTGACCGAGGAGGTCACCGGCATCGACCTCGTCCAGGCGCAGCTGCGCATCGCGGGCGGCGCGACCCTCGACGACCTGCGCATCGGCCAGGACGAGGTGACCGTCTCCGGGTTCGCCGTGCAGTGCCGCATCACCACCGAGGACCCGGCCAGGGACTTCCGCCCCGACACCGGGCGCATCTCCGCCTACCGCTCCCCCGGCGGCGCGGGCGTCCGGCTCGACACGGGCACCGCCTACGCGGGCGCGGAGGTCTCCCCGCACTTCGACTCGCTGCTGGTGAAGCTCACCACCCGCGGCCGGACCTTCGACGAGGCGGTGCGCCGCGCGGCCCGGGCCGTCGCGGAGTTCCGGATCCGGGGAGTGGCCAGCAACATCCCGTTCCTGCTCGCCCTGCTGGACGAGCCGGACTTCCGGGCCGGAGGCGTCACGACCGCCTACATCGCCGACCACCCCGAGCTGCTGACGGCCCGGTCCAGCGGCGACCGGGCGACAAGGCTCGTCCGGTACCTCGCCGACGTCACCGTCAACAAGCCTTACGGCGACGCGCCCACCGAGCTCGACCCCGCGGTCAAGCTTCCGCCGCTGCCGGGCGGGCCGATGCCGCGGGGATCGCGGGATCTCCTGCTCGCCCTCGGGCCGAAGGCCTTCGCCGAAGGGCTGCGCGGGCAGAGCGCGCTGGCCGTCACCGACACGACGTTCCGGGACGCCCACCAGTCGCTGCTGGCCACCCGGGTGCGGACCGCCGACCTGCTGCGGGCCGCCCCGCACGTCGCGCGGACCCTGCCGGAGCTGCTGTCGATCGAGGCGTGGGGCGGCGCCACCTACGACGTCGCGCTGCGGTTCCTCGGCGAGTCGCCGTGGGAGCGGCTGGCCTCCCTGCGCGAGGCCGCCCCGAACACCAACGTGCAGATGCTGCTGCGCGGCCGCAACACCGTCGGGTACACGCCCTACCCTGACGCGGTCGCCAAGGCGTTCGTCGCGGAGGCCGCGAAGACCGGCGTCGACATCTTCCGCGTCTTCGACGCGCTCAACGACGTCGAGCGGATGCGCCCGGCCATCGACGCGGTGCTCCACACGCACGCGATCGCCGAAGGCACCCTGTGCTACACCGGCGACCTCTCCTCGCCCTCCGAGCGCCTTTACACACTCGACTACTACCTGCGGCTCGCCGAGCAGCTCGTCGAGGCGGGGGCGCACGTCCTGTGCGTCAAGGACATGGCCGGGCTCCTGCGCGCGCCCGCCGCCCGCACCCTGGTCACCGCGCTGCGCGCGCGCTTCGACCTGCCCGTCCACCTGCACACCCACGACACCGCGGGCGGCCAGCTCGCGACGTACCTCGCCGCGATCGAGGCCGGCGTGGACGCGGTGGACGGGGCGTCGTCGCCGCTGTCGGGGACGACGAGCCAGCCGCCGCTCCAGGCGATCGTCGCGCACACCGACCACACCGAGCGCGCCACCGGCCTCGACCTCGACGCGGTCCTCGCGCTGGAGCCCTACTGGGAGGCCGTGCGGCGGCTGTACGCGCCGTTCGAGATGGGCCTCCCGGCGCCGACGGGGCGGGTCTACCGGCACGAGATCCCCGGCGGGCAGCTGTCCAACCTGCGCCAGCAGGCCGTCGCGCTCGGCCTCGGCGACAGGTTCGAGGAGATCGAGCGGCTGTACGAGGCGTCGGACCGGATCCTCGGACGGCTCGTGAAGGTGACTCCGTCAAGCAAGGTCGTAGGCGACCTGGCACTCCATCTGGTGGCCGCAGGCGCCGACCCCGCCCGGTTCGCGGCGGACCCCGCGGCCTTCGACCTGCCCGACAGCGTCGTGGGGTTCCTTTCCGGGGAGCTCGGCGACCCGCCCGGCGGCTGGCCCGAGCCGTTCCGCGGCGCGGCGCTGCGCGGCCGGACGTACACTCCGCCGAAGGCCGACCTCACCGAAGAGGAGGAGAAGGCGCTCAATGGAACGGACGTCCGCACAACGCTCGACAGGCTGCTCTTCCCGGGCCCGGCGAAGGCCTACGCCGAGTCCCGGGCCGCGTACGGGGACCTGTCCGTCCTCCCGACGGGCGCGTTCCTCTACGGGATCCGGCCGGGCCAGGAGGTGACCTTCGACCTCGAACCCGGCGTACGCGTCCTCACCTCCGTGGAGGCGGTCGGCGAACTCGACGAGGCGGGCTGCCGCCAGGTCATCTGCACCGTCAACGGCCAGATCCGCACACTGACCGTCCGGGACCGCTCGGTCGCCCCGGAGACCCCCCGCGCGGAGCGCGCCGACACGGCCGACCCCCGCCAGGTGGCGGCCCCCTTCTCCGGCTCCGTCACGGCGAAGGTCTCCCCCGGCGACCGGGTCGCGGCGGGCGACGCCGTAGCCCTCATCGAGGCCATGAAGATGGAGGCCGCCATCACCGCCACCGTGGACGGCACCGTCGCCCGCGTCGTCGTGCCCGGCCCGTCCCAGGTCGAGGCGGGCGACCTCCTCGTCGTCCTGGAGTGA